CATGCTGGCGAGCGGGCGGAAGTGGGCGCCGACATCGGCCAGCGCGCCCTCGGTATCGGCGATCTGCTTGGGATGCAGCGGTTCGGTCAGGTGCAGATAGGCAAGGCCGTAGGCATTGGCGTCGCGCACCACCTGTTCCCACATCGGCACCGTGTCGGCGTCGACGTGCAGGCCGTGGAAACGGTTGAGCATCGGATTGAGGCGGAAACCGACGCGGTCGGCCGGGATCGCGCTACAGATCGCATCCAGGGTTTCGCGGAAGAAGCGGGCACGGTTGGCGTGGCTGCCGCCGTATTCGTCGTCGCGCTGGTTGGACTGGGCCGAGAAGAACTGGTGGAAGAGGTAGCCGTTCGAGGAGTGGATTTCGACGCCGTCGAAACCGGCGGCCAGCGCATTGCGCGCGGCCTGCGCAAAGTCAGCGACGATGCCGCGAATCTCTGCCTTGCTCAGCGCCTGCGGAGTTACGGTATCCGGCTGGCCGCTCGGCGAGAACATCTGCCACAGCGGGTTGATCGCTGAAGGAGCGACCGGCGGCAGGCCGTCGTGGAATTCAGGCAGCGACAGGCGGCCGCAGTGCCACAGCTGGCAGACAATGCGCCCGCCGCGCTGGTGCACCGCGTCGGTAATCAGACGCCAGCCGGCAATCTGCTCGGCCGACCAGATGCCCGGGGTGTAAGGGTAACCACGGCCGCGCGGCGAAACGATGGTGCCTTCGGAAATGATCAGGCCGGCGCCAGCGCGTTGCGCGTAGTACTCGGCCATCATCGGCGTCGGGACGTAGCCGGGGTTGTCGCAGCGGCAGCGGGTGAGCGGGGCCATGACGATGCGGTTGGCCAGTTCGAGGGCGCCGAGCCGGACCGGCGTCAGCAGTTGCAACGGAGGGGAGGCTGTCATCGCAAATGAAAATGGGGAGCTCGAAAGCTCCCCATTCTACGGAGTGGTGCCGTTCAGCGGTAGAGGCGGAAGGTTGCGATCAGGCGATCGAGCTGGGCCGCCGTCTGCAGCAGTTCGTCGGCCGCCTGTTTGGCTTGCTGCGCCGAATTGGCGTTGCGGTTGATCAGGTCGCTGACCCGCTGCATGCTGTTGGCAACTTCGGCGCTGGCCGTGCCTTGTTGGGTTGCTGCATCGGAAATATGCACCGCCATGTCGGAAACCTG
This genomic window from Dechloromonas sp. ZY10 contains:
- a CDS encoding alkene reductase produces the protein MTASPPLQLLTPVRLGALELANRIVMAPLTRCRCDNPGYVPTPMMAEYYAQRAGAGLIISEGTIVSPRGRGYPYTPGIWSAEQIAGWRLITDAVHQRGGRIVCQLWHCGRLSLPEFHDGLPPVAPSAINPLWQMFSPSGQPDTVTPQALSKAEIRGIVADFAQAARNALAAGFDGVEIHSSNGYLFHQFFSAQSNQRDDEYGGSHANRARFFRETLDAICSAIPADRVGFRLNPMLNRFHGLHVDADTVPMWEQVVRDANAYGLAYLHLTEPLHPKQIADTEGALADVGAHFRPLASMPLITNGSMTRDKGEARLQAGLCDAVAYGTAWIANPDLVERFRQNAALNPVDRDTFYQGGEHGYLDYPTLAQSPA